The following proteins are co-located in the Chloroflexota bacterium genome:
- a CDS encoding GNAT family N-acetyltransferase, translated as METRWEGKRKLSGFNVRRLPRVLTLHPPLDPDDLHADWRNGDLFLVAEVEQVIVGYLDMLSPRRLGTGLLQCIVVRPDLRRRGVGSALLRTSLNWAKHNQLQGLCMDVQSRNYPAIQFLNKNGFVYSGYNDRYYPTQDVALFFDYRLGLT; from the coding sequence ATGGAGACGCGCTGGGAAGGCAAGCGGAAGCTCTCCGGCTTTAACGTGCGCCGCCTGCCACGTGTCTTAACGCTGCACCCGCCGCTAGACCCCGACGACTTGCATGCGGACTGGAGGAACGGCGACCTCTTCTTGGTGGCAGAAGTAGAACAAGTGATCGTGGGATACTTGGACATGCTTTCGCCCCGGCGGCTCGGCACCGGTCTCTTGCAATGCATCGTTGTCCGGCCCGATCTGCGTCGGCGGGGAGTGGGTTCAGCCCTGCTGCGCACGAGTCTGAATTGGGCTAAGCACAACCAACTGCAGGGACTGTGCATGGACGTCCAATCGAGAAACTATCCCGCCATACAGTTCTTGAACAAGAATGGATTTGTGTACAGCGGATACAATGACCGGTACTACCCCACTCAGGATGTGGCACTATTCTTCGACTATCGACTGGGACTCACTTAG
- a CDS encoding AI-2E family transporter — protein sequence MSSISKSSEVEDVSKEAPENPPLPQPQGIRFSQRTKVMVVLLLLVVAVFFVYGVRAIIWPFIWAAVLAYLLAPLVSWVCRHTRLHRFWVTLILMGFFVGGIVLLFTFGYPPLSRELEGLRGSLPSIVENLDNTLASYAQVDLFGLETVIGTSGELLAGALDSATSTMVDAALDIAIHVVELMLKFLLCLFATFYLLLESNRFGTWARRIVPAPYRQEMATLGGQVDRMLGRFIRGELMLVIIMSVATYISLRLLGVPYALVLAPVAGFLELIPFIGPVMAATPAVLLALVYPSPFGWSPVVNAIVVALVYTVLRHLEDYLIIPNVVGRYVQLNPVLTIFAILAGGALFGISGMLLAIPTAAILRIVLNYLYVKLTT from the coding sequence ATGAGCAGCATTTCAAAGTCTTCCGAGGTGGAGGACGTCTCTAAGGAAGCACCGGAGAATCCACCGTTGCCGCAGCCTCAGGGCATCCGCTTCTCGCAACGCACCAAGGTCATGGTGGTCTTGCTGCTCCTCGTCGTTGCGGTCTTCTTTGTGTACGGCGTGCGGGCCATTATCTGGCCGTTCATTTGGGCGGCGGTCTTGGCATACCTGTTGGCGCCTCTCGTCTCCTGGGTCTGTAGACATACGCGTCTGCATCGCTTCTGGGTGACCTTGATTCTCATGGGCTTCTTCGTTGGCGGCATTGTGCTGCTCTTTACATTCGGCTACCCGCCGTTGAGTCGTGAACTTGAAGGCCTTCGCGGCAGCCTGCCAAGTATTGTCGAGAATCTCGATAATACTCTCGCCTCGTACGCGCAGGTTGATCTCTTTGGGTTAGAAACCGTAATTGGAACATCCGGCGAGCTGTTGGCGGGGGCGCTGGATTCTGCTACTTCCACAATGGTCGATGCCGCACTAGACATCGCGATTCACGTTGTGGAACTCATGCTGAAATTCCTGCTCTGTCTCTTTGCCACGTTCTATTTGTTACTTGAATCGAATCGTTTTGGGACGTGGGCGCGGCGCATCGTACCGGCGCCCTACCGGCAAGAAATGGCAACGTTGGGTGGTCAGGTCGATCGCATGCTCGGCCGCTTTATTCGCGGCGAATTGATGCTGGTAATAATCATGTCGGTAGCGACCTACATCTCCTTGCGTCTCTTGGGCGTGCCCTATGCATTGGTGCTTGCCCCCGTAGCGGGCTTCCTGGAGCTGATCCCGTTTATCGGCCCTGTCATGGCGGCAACGCCCGCTGTGTTGCTCGCGTTGGTTTACCCAAGCCCGTTCGGTTGGTCGCCGGTAGTGAACGCGATTGTAGTTGCCCTCGTGTACACCGTTTTGCGGCATCTGGAAGACTATCTCATCATCCCGAACGTCGTGGGCCGGTACGTGCAGCTTAATCCAGTATTGACAATTTTTGCAATCTTAGCCGGAGGCGCGCTCTTTGGCATCTCCGGCATGTTGCTCGCCATCCCAACTGCGGCCATTCTCCGCATTGTGCTTAACTACCTCTACGTGAAGCTAACTACCTAG
- a CDS encoding homoserine dehydrogenase, producing MNDDKTINIGLLGLGVVGSGVMRIVREKARVLAMETGRDLRVKKILVRDMAKAREISVEPALLTTNPAEILEDPSIHIVIELIGGVEPAYTYAKRAIQAGKHLVTGNKDVMANHGPELLRLANQQNVDIYYEASVGGGIPLIGPFRSDLVANEIHAIYAIINGTTNYILTRMSREGAALADMLSEAQNLGFAEADPTKDVEGIDAAYKLAILTSLAFRTQVDPAAIYHEGIMQLEPADFRYAEDLGYVIKLLALARQDNGRYEAAVHPALIPQAAPLASVEGVYNAVYVVGDLVGNVMFYGRGAGSEPTASAIVADAIDVAHNIISGVTNRIPYAIDATKSLKPIDEIETRFYFRLWVADQPGVLAKIAAICGEHRISIASVIQKEADPVNQTAELVFTTHDAYERAMQAAVQDIAALEVVKRVAGFLRIVDLGEPVRT from the coding sequence GTGAATGACGATAAGACCATAAATATTGGGTTGCTGGGCCTTGGCGTCGTCGGCAGCGGCGTTATGCGCATCGTCCGCGAGAAGGCCCGCGTGCTTGCCATGGAAACGGGCCGCGATCTGCGCGTCAAGAAGATTCTGGTGCGAGACATGGCGAAAGCCCGGGAAATCAGCGTCGAGCCGGCGCTATTGACAACCAATCCCGCCGAAATTCTGGAAGACCCATCGATACACATCGTGATCGAACTAATCGGCGGCGTGGAACCGGCGTACACGTACGCAAAGCGTGCTATACAGGCCGGCAAACATCTGGTTACGGGCAATAAGGACGTGATGGCAAACCACGGGCCCGAACTCCTGCGCCTAGCCAATCAGCAAAACGTCGACATTTACTACGAAGCGAGTGTCGGCGGCGGCATTCCGCTGATCGGCCCCTTCCGTTCAGACCTGGTCGCCAATGAGATTCATGCAATCTACGCCATTATCAACGGCACGACGAACTATATCCTGACCCGCATGTCCCGAGAAGGCGCCGCTCTTGCGGATATGCTGTCGGAAGCGCAGAATTTGGGCTTTGCCGAGGCCGACCCGACGAAGGACGTGGAGGGCATTGACGCCGCCTACAAACTGGCAATCCTGACGTCCCTGGCCTTTCGCACTCAAGTTGACCCCGCAGCCATTTACCATGAAGGCATCATGCAGCTTGAGCCTGCAGACTTCCGTTACGCGGAGGACCTTGGCTACGTGATAAAGTTGCTTGCGCTTGCCCGCCAAGACAACGGCCGGTATGAAGCGGCGGTCCACCCGGCCCTAATTCCGCAAGCCGCGCCGCTCGCCAGCGTGGAGGGCGTGTATAATGCAGTGTACGTCGTGGGCGATCTGGTGGGAAACGTGATGTTCTACGGTCGCGGCGCGGGCTCGGAGCCGACGGCCAGCGCCATAGTCGCCGACGCCATTGACGTGGCCCACAACATAATTAGCGGTGTAACCAACCGTATTCCGTATGCCATTGATGCCACGAAGTCGCTAAAACCGATTGACGAGATCGAAACCCGATTTTACTTTCGGCTGTGGGTCGCCGATCAACCGGGAGTGCTGGCCAAAATTGCGGCTATCTGCGGAGAACATCGCATAAGCATTGCTTCCGTGATCCAAAAAGAAGCCGACCCGGTCAATCAAACGGCTGAGCTCGTTTTTACTACCCACGATGCCTATGAGCGGGCCATGCAGGCTGCCGTGCAAGACATTGCGGCCCTGGAAGTGGTGAAGAGAGTTGCCGGCTTTCTCCGCATTGTGGACTTGGGTGAGCCGGTGCGTACATAG